From Kangiella sp. TOML190, one genomic window encodes:
- the rdgB gene encoding RdgB/HAM1 family non-canonical purine NTP pyrophosphatase — protein MQKIVLASSNAKKVKELTELLAPFNHQIIPQTELGVADVPETGTTFVENAIIKARHAAEVTGLPAIADDSGIEVDFLKGQPGIYSARFATMHGIKTDNPDQANNDLLVEKLKGVAAEKRTGRYQCILVFMRHAQDPTPLICHGSWQGRILEAEIGSGGFGYDPLFWCPEHQCASAELTPEEKANISHRGKALRELMAQLPKYLPEASST, from the coding sequence ATGCAAAAAATTGTGCTCGCCTCTAGTAATGCCAAAAAAGTTAAAGAGCTGACTGAGTTGTTAGCACCCTTTAATCATCAAATTATTCCGCAAACTGAGCTCGGGGTTGCGGATGTGCCGGAAACGGGCACCACTTTTGTTGAAAATGCCATTATCAAAGCGCGCCATGCGGCCGAAGTAACGGGTCTGCCCGCGATTGCTGATGATTCGGGAATTGAAGTGGACTTCTTAAAGGGTCAGCCAGGGATTTATTCCGCGCGCTTTGCCACTATGCATGGCATAAAAACCGACAATCCTGATCAAGCGAATAATGACTTGTTAGTGGAAAAACTTAAAGGCGTTGCCGCCGAAAAAAGAACTGGCCGCTATCAATGCATCTTAGTATTTATGCGCCACGCGCAAGATCCAACCCCTTTGATTTGCCACGGTAGTTGGCAAGGGCGAATTTTAGAAGCAGAAATCGGCAGTGGTGGTTTTGGATATGATCCCTTATTTTGGTGCCCCGAACATCAATGTGCCTCTGCTGAACTAACGCCTGAAGAAAAAGCTAACATTAGTCATCGCGGCAAAGCCTTGCGTGAGCTGATGGCGCAGCTACCCAAATATTTACCCGAAGCCTCATCAACCTAA
- a CDS encoding META domain-containing protein: MQLSKIFVAATLCSGLLACTSNLDNGENMSNSSSQTGIDKVAQHQVSGELLYRERMMAPAGSKLIIRVEDVSIADKASELISSKEIVLGQTQLPYKLDFSFAQNLLESGRSYSLRAVIRSSDGDLLWTSTTHNPINVEQANSRLGTIVLQRTSAAISQPDSKRQPLLEKDWIVEDIDNKGIIDNSRLSLRFDHSGRVSGIASCNNYSATYQIDNSMLTIKPAMSTKKACMSEALMNQEYRFLSLLNKIESYQFDPTGALILTAGDGSTIKARMQ, translated from the coding sequence ATGCAATTATCCAAAATATTCGTAGCGGCAACCCTTTGTAGCGGTTTGCTCGCATGTACTTCCAATCTGGACAATGGTGAGAATATGAGCAATAGCAGCAGTCAAACTGGAATTGATAAAGTCGCCCAGCATCAGGTTAGCGGCGAGCTGCTCTATCGCGAAAGAATGATGGCACCAGCAGGTAGCAAGCTTATTATCAGAGTCGAGGATGTTTCGATTGCCGATAAAGCATCTGAATTAATTAGCAGCAAAGAAATTGTCTTGGGACAAACCCAACTGCCCTATAAACTCGACTTTTCTTTTGCTCAAAATCTATTAGAGTCGGGGCGTAGCTACTCGCTAAGAGCAGTTATCAGAAGTAGCGATGGTGACTTATTATGGACCAGTACCACACACAACCCGATCAATGTCGAACAAGCCAATAGCCGGCTAGGAACTATCGTGCTGCAAAGAACTTCGGCTGCGATATCTCAGCCTGACTCAAAGCGTCAACCGCTACTAGAAAAAGACTGGATAGTGGAAGATATTGATAATAAAGGAATTATTGATAACTCTCGGCTAAGCCTAAGGTTTGATCATTCAGGGCGTGTTTCAGGTATCGCCTCTTGCAATAACTACAGCGCAACCTACCAAATTGATAATTCAATGCTGACCATCAAACCGGCCATGAGCACCAAAAAAGCCTGTATGTCCGAAGCGCTGATGAACCAAGAATATCGTTTTTTAAGCCTACTCAATAAGATTGAAAGCTACCAATTCGATCCAACAGGTGCCTTGATTTTAACCGCAGGCGATGGCTCGACTATAAAGGCAAGAATGCAATAG
- a CDS encoding NAD(P)-dependent alcohol dehydrogenase, whose protein sequence is MSQVQAFAALSAGESLQAHSYQLGQIGAEEVTIKVEYCGICHSDLSMLNNDWGMSQYPLIPGHEVIGVVSEVGESVKGVKVGERVGLGWLASSCMHCNPCMDGAHNLCASQVGTITGRHGGFADTVRCHWAWAIPIPKELDPAKAGPLLCGGITVFNPIVQMGVKPTDKVAVIGIGGLGHLALQFLNKWGCEVTAFSSSPDKAEELKALGAHRVLNSRDSEAMAQHNGSYDFILNTTNVSLDWNAYLDLLAAKGKLHTVGAVLEPMAIPAFSLLSGQKSVSGSPLGSPALTKTMLEFCARHQISPMTEEFALPDVNQAIDHLKAGKARYRVVLKV, encoded by the coding sequence ATGTCACAAGTACAAGCTTTCGCGGCTCTTTCTGCTGGCGAATCTTTACAAGCTCATTCTTACCAACTTGGCCAGATCGGTGCCGAGGAAGTAACCATTAAAGTTGAGTATTGTGGGATCTGCCACTCCGATCTCAGCATGCTCAATAACGATTGGGGCATGAGCCAATATCCGCTGATCCCTGGCCATGAAGTGATTGGCGTGGTCAGCGAAGTCGGCGAATCCGTTAAAGGCGTTAAGGTTGGCGAGCGAGTTGGCTTAGGCTGGCTGGCGTCAAGTTGCATGCACTGCAATCCCTGTATGGATGGCGCCCATAACCTTTGTGCAAGCCAAGTAGGGACTATTACTGGCCGGCATGGTGGCTTTGCCGACACGGTCCGTTGTCATTGGGCTTGGGCTATTCCTATCCCCAAGGAGCTGGATCCTGCTAAAGCGGGGCCTTTGCTATGCGGCGGTATTACTGTGTTCAACCCGATTGTACAAATGGGGGTTAAGCCAACCGACAAGGTTGCGGTTATTGGAATTGGTGGACTGGGCCATCTAGCACTACAATTTCTGAATAAATGGGGCTGCGAAGTGACCGCTTTTAGCTCCTCACCTGACAAAGCCGAAGAGCTAAAAGCACTGGGCGCACACAGGGTTTTAAACTCGCGCGACTCAGAAGCTATGGCCCAGCATAACGGCAGTTACGACTTTATTTTAAACACCACCAATGTTTCGCTGGATTGGAACGCCTATCTGGATCTGTTAGCTGCCAAAGGAAAACTGCATACGGTTGGCGCTGTTTTAGAGCCTATGGCCATTCCCGCTTTTAGCCTGTTAAGCGGTCAAAAATCCGTCTCTGGTAGCCCGTTGGGCAGTCCGGCGCTGACTAAAACCATGCTAGAGTTTTGCGCTCGCCACCAAATTTCGCCCATGACCGAAGAGTTTGCCTTGCCAGACGTTAATCAAGCAATTGACCACCTTAAAGCAGGCAAAGCGCGTTATCGGGTGGTACTTAAAGTCTAG
- a CDS encoding DUF4426 domain-containing protein: MRLAYTSVAMVIAIVTSLFSTALTAEEKRVGDYVIYYNAFNSTFLQPNIANSYKIPRSGTTGVINVAVHRHNPTNTPDPIKANIQGRAKNNLSQYEDLAFREIREDNAIYYLADFQFRPEENTELTFNIRLPGEANPIELKLDQKFHKE; this comes from the coding sequence ATGCGTTTAGCTTATACCTCTGTTGCAATGGTTATTGCGATTGTTACCAGCTTGTTTTCAACGGCCTTAACCGCCGAAGAAAAGCGGGTCGGTGATTACGTTATTTATTACAATGCTTTTAACAGCACATTTTTACAGCCGAACATTGCCAATTCATACAAGATCCCGCGCTCCGGCACTACCGGCGTGATCAACGTAGCCGTTCATCGGCACAACCCAACTAATACGCCCGATCCAATTAAAGCTAACATACAAGGTCGCGCCAAAAATAATTTGTCGCAATACGAAGATTTAGCTTTTCGCGAAATTCGTGAAGATAACGCCATCTACTACTTGGCAGATTTTCAATTTCGGCCTGAAGAAAATACTGAGTTGACTTTTAATATACGACTGCCAGGTGAAGCCAACCCCATTGAGTTAAAGCTGGATCAAAAATTCCATAAAGAATAA
- a CDS encoding SRPBCC domain-containing protein — protein sequence MPTIYHRVGIKTSAEKLFQALTTDQGLSQWWTHETSGADAGVRSIIDFKFNDSLVQFRVKEQIENKKVVWLHYGEMPPEWSGTEISFGFEVTDQQILLHMKHSNWQEASPFFAHCNLKWAVFLLSLKDYLETGQGKPFPNDVAIDHS from the coding sequence ATGCCAACTATTTATCATAGAGTAGGAATCAAAACCTCGGCGGAAAAGCTGTTCCAAGCGCTAACCACGGATCAGGGCTTAAGCCAGTGGTGGACTCACGAAACTTCTGGCGCCGATGCTGGGGTACGCTCGATTATCGACTTCAAGTTTAACGACAGCCTCGTCCAGTTTCGGGTCAAAGAGCAAATCGAAAATAAAAAAGTGGTCTGGTTGCATTATGGCGAAATGCCACCAGAATGGTCTGGGACGGAAATTTCTTTTGGCTTCGAGGTTACCGATCAGCAAATTTTATTGCATATGAAACACAGCAACTGGCAAGAAGCTTCGCCATTTTTCGCGCACTGTAATTTAAAGTGGGCGGTATTCTTGCTAAGCCTTAAAGACTATTTAGAAACAGGCCAAGGCAAACCGTTTCCCAATGATGTGGCTATCGATCATAGCTAG
- the proC gene encoding pyrroline-5-carboxylate reductase, which translates to MMTSCMQTLEKVHIGFIGAGNMAQAIIHGLLSNGLSQNQVACSNPSNGKLEALKQQYPNLTTSNHNRQVVETSDIVIFAVKPQKLAAALTPLADQNFSNKLLISVAAGVETETFSTLLKQELAVVRAMPNTPALIGQGATGLFATESVNRQQKSQSETIFDAVGKSAWLEQEQQMDLVTAIAGSAPAYYFLFLEAIIDSAIAQGMDPKTAKLLASQTAFGASSMVAQDLSQDIATLRTKVTSPGGTTAAALASFEQSQFQSIVDKAIKSAVNRGIELAKIAKEQL; encoded by the coding sequence ATGATGACCAGTTGCATGCAAACTTTAGAAAAGGTTCACATCGGCTTTATTGGTGCCGGAAATATGGCGCAGGCGATTATTCATGGCCTGCTGTCCAATGGCCTTAGCCAAAACCAAGTGGCCTGCTCCAATCCTTCCAATGGCAAACTGGAAGCACTCAAGCAGCAGTATCCGAATCTGACAACCTCTAATCATAACCGCCAGGTGGTGGAAACATCGGATATCGTCATTTTTGCCGTTAAGCCGCAAAAGCTTGCCGCGGCATTAACACCTTTAGCGGATCAGAACTTTTCAAATAAACTGCTTATTTCGGTAGCTGCTGGGGTGGAAACTGAAACTTTCTCAACACTACTCAAGCAAGAGCTCGCAGTGGTTCGCGCAATGCCCAACACCCCAGCCTTAATTGGCCAAGGAGCAACGGGGCTGTTTGCGACTGAGTCGGTTAATCGGCAACAAAAGTCGCAAAGCGAAACGATTTTCGATGCCGTGGGTAAGAGTGCTTGGCTGGAACAGGAGCAACAGATGGATCTGGTCACGGCCATTGCAGGCAGCGCACCTGCTTATTACTTTTTGTTTCTAGAAGCGATTATCGACAGCGCAATCGCTCAAGGTATGGATCCCAAAACCGCTAAACTACTCGCCAGCCAAACCGCATTTGGCGCAAGCTCAATGGTAGCGCAAGATTTAAGCCAAGATATTGCTACACTGCGGACTAAAGTAACTTCGCCTGGCGGCACTACCGCAGCAGCACTGGCCAGCTTCGAGCAAAGCCAATTCCAGAGCATAGTCGATAAAGCCATTAAATCTGCTGTTAATCGCGGTATAGAATTGGCTAAAATAGCAAAAGAACAACTCTAA
- a CDS encoding YggT family protein: protein MNVFIQIIEHLGNLLCMIFLVRILLQLARADFNNPLAQLIHKFTYPILNPLRSLIPDLGKFNLTALIIALVILTLKFFVISSMLGQPLSAKYYLVTVLLGFPAFAGLLVNIITLLTVLFIGLMLASFLSGGQYNPAYAFLHQVTNPVLQPLRKIIPPIGGAIDITPMIVLLVLIYSQSFLVNLAAKFLA from the coding sequence ATGAACGTTTTCATTCAAATTATCGAACATCTGGGCAACCTTTTATGCATGATTTTCTTGGTCAGAATTTTACTGCAACTGGCGCGCGCTGACTTTAACAACCCTTTAGCGCAGTTGATCCATAAATTTACTTATCCCATATTAAATCCTTTGCGCTCGCTTATTCCCGATTTAGGCAAATTTAATCTAACCGCTTTGATTATTGCGCTCGTCATTCTAACTTTGAAGTTTTTTGTTATCAGTTCCATGTTAGGGCAACCTTTGAGTGCTAAGTATTATCTAGTCACGGTGTTACTGGGTTTTCCTGCTTTTGCCGGCTTACTAGTCAATATTATTACCCTACTCACCGTTTTATTTATCGGCCTGATGTTGGCGAGTTTTTTATCCGGCGGCCAATATAATCCGGCCTATGCTTTTTTACATCAGGTCACTAATCCAGTACTACAACCTTTACGAAAAATCATTCCACCGATTGGAGGTGCGATAGATATCACGCCAATGATAGTGCTACTTGTGTTAATCTATTCACAAAGTTTTTTAGTTAATCTCGCGGCTAAATTTTTGGCCTGA
- the trmB gene encoding tRNA (guanosine(46)-N7)-methyltransferase TrmB has translation MSQDKGVEADIEINSIGKRVRKIRSYVLREGRLTKGQQRAMDELFPQLGLEFQRQAYDLEEVFGRSSAKVLEIGFGMGKSLAEQASCERDKDFVGIEVHKPGVGACLLLAEEYELTNLRVIHHDAVEIIDYAIADKSLDKIQIFFPDPWHKKKHHKRRIVQTEFCQKLHKKLKTGGILHLATDWENYAEHMLEVLNPLPEFENLSKTGDYVPRPDSRPLTKFEQRGHRLGHGVWDLHFVAK, from the coding sequence GTGAGTCAGGACAAAGGGGTTGAAGCCGATATTGAAATTAACTCGATTGGTAAAAGGGTGCGTAAGATCCGTAGCTATGTGCTGCGAGAAGGCCGCCTAACCAAGGGACAACAGCGCGCTATGGATGAACTTTTTCCGCAACTAGGATTAGAATTTCAGCGCCAAGCTTATGATTTAGAAGAGGTTTTCGGCAGAAGTTCGGCGAAGGTACTAGAAATTGGCTTCGGTATGGGTAAATCGCTAGCCGAGCAAGCCAGTTGTGAGCGCGATAAAGATTTTGTTGGGATTGAGGTGCATAAACCTGGAGTTGGCGCTTGTTTATTACTTGCTGAAGAATACGAGCTGACGAATTTACGCGTGATCCACCATGATGCAGTGGAAATTATAGACTATGCTATCGCGGATAAGTCGCTGGATAAAATACAAATCTTCTTCCCCGATCCTTGGCATAAAAAGAAGCACCATAAAAGGCGTATTGTGCAAACCGAGTTTTGCCAAAAGTTACATAAAAAACTAAAAACAGGCGGTATTTTGCACCTTGCCACCGACTGGGAAAATTATGCAGAGCATATGCTCGAAGTGCTTAACCCGCTACCAGAGTTCGAAAATCTTTCTAAGACTGGCGACTATGTACCTAGACCAGATTCAAGGCCGCTGACCAAGTTCGAACAGCGAGGACACAGATTAGGGCATGGGGTTTGGGATCTTCACTTTGTCGCTAAATAA
- the hemW gene encoding radical SAM family heme chaperone HemW, which yields MLTNPPLSLYVHLPWCIKKCPYCDFNSHGIKQGQQLSDIPEQQYVERLLEDLAQEVPKVWGRRLHSIFIGGGTPSLFSAAAIDRLLSGIRALLPFEGEIEISMEANPGTFEAEKFLGFRQAGVNRLSIGVQSFNAKHLEILGRVHNPEQAIAAAEFAHQAGFNSFNLDLMHGLPQQSLQQALGDLKTAIELKPQHISWYQLTLEPNTLFYQQPPKLPQDETLWDIQEAGQQLLAEQGFKQYETSAYSTELSSQSKHNLNYWQFGDYLGIGAGAHGKITRLDLNLIQRTTKKRHPKDYLQQDWAQVAQTSMIPEHEIPFEFMLNALRLIEGVPTTIYPQRTGRLLADIQPEIDRAVDDGLLKSRAGWLQVSEKGGLFLNELLQRFIQESSPLATPKISIREL from the coding sequence ATGCTAACCAATCCGCCACTTTCGCTTTATGTTCATCTTCCTTGGTGCATCAAGAAGTGCCCCTATTGCGACTTTAATTCCCACGGCATAAAACAAGGCCAACAGCTTAGCGATATTCCTGAGCAACAATATGTGGAGCGCTTGTTGGAAGATTTAGCACAGGAAGTACCCAAGGTTTGGGGGCGACGTCTGCACAGTATTTTTATTGGCGGCGGCACACCCAGTTTATTTTCCGCTGCAGCGATTGATCGACTGTTAAGCGGGATTCGCGCCTTGCTACCTTTTGAAGGCGAGATCGAAATTAGCATGGAAGCCAATCCCGGGACTTTTGAAGCTGAGAAATTTTTAGGCTTTCGCCAAGCTGGAGTCAACCGCTTATCCATCGGCGTGCAAAGCTTCAATGCCAAACATCTTGAGATCCTCGGTCGAGTGCATAACCCCGAGCAAGCCATAGCGGCCGCGGAATTTGCGCATCAGGCGGGCTTTAATTCTTTTAATCTAGATCTGATGCATGGCTTGCCACAACAAAGCTTGCAGCAAGCATTAGGCGATCTAAAAACCGCAATAGAGTTAAAACCACAACATATTTCCTGGTATCAGCTGACCTTAGAGCCAAATACCCTGTTTTATCAACAGCCGCCAAAATTACCGCAAGATGAAACCCTATGGGATATTCAAGAAGCAGGACAACAACTGCTTGCCGAGCAAGGCTTTAAACAATATGAAACCTCTGCTTATTCTACTGAGCTGAGTTCTCAATCCAAACACAACCTTAACTATTGGCAGTTCGGCGACTATTTAGGTATCGGTGCCGGTGCGCATGGCAAAATAACTCGGCTGGATCTTAATCTTATTCAGCGCACCACTAAAAAGCGCCATCCCAAAGACTATTTACAACAGGATTGGGCACAAGTAGCGCAAACCAGCATGATCCCTGAGCATGAAATTCCGTTTGAATTTATGTTGAACGCTTTGCGCCTAATTGAAGGGGTTCCGACGACTATTTACCCGCAAAGAACCGGACGCTTGTTAGCGGATATTCAACCAGAGATTGATCGAGCCGTTGACGATGGCTTGCTTAAATCGCGCGCAGGCTGGTTACAGGTTTCAGAAAAAGGCGGATTATTTTTAAACGAATTATTGCAACGTTTTATTCAAGAAAGTTCGCCGTTAGCCACGCCAAAAATTTCAATCCGCGAACTCTGA
- a CDS encoding DUF6232 family protein — protein MTESNQESVFLNEDGVRVTNARFILPKQTFAMSGITSVQSSEEKPSRVGPIVFIIIGVLLFSGKGDLIAGGIICLVLGIGWFFLQKPTFHVLL, from the coding sequence ATGACTGAATCAAATCAAGAATCTGTTTTTTTAAATGAAGATGGAGTAAGAGTAACTAATGCCCGCTTTATTTTACCAAAACAAACCTTTGCAATGAGCGGCATCACTTCCGTTCAATCTAGTGAAGAAAAACCATCAAGGGTGGGGCCAATTGTTTTTATCATAATTGGTGTTCTATTATTTTCTGGTAAAGGAGATCTAATTGCTGGGGGAATAATATGCCTTGTATTAGGTATAGGCTGGTTTTTCCTACAAAAACCCACATTTCATGTTCTACTTTAA